The Acidimicrobiales bacterium genome includes a window with the following:
- a CDS encoding CrcB family protein, translating to MRAVLVAVAGAAGALVRYGIASAVGSRGFPWATLAINVSGSFLLGLVLTVAQGRGWSPNLTTPVAVGFLGAYTTFSTFAWEGLDLGRDDRLGVAALYVAASVVLGLLAAAAGWGVGSLGRG from the coding sequence GTGCGGGCGGTGCTGGTGGCGGTGGCGGGGGCGGCGGGGGCACTGGTCCGCTACGGCATCGCGTCGGCCGTGGGGTCACGCGGCTTCCCGTGGGCGACGTTGGCCATCAACGTCAGCGGCTCCTTCCTCCTGGGCCTGGTGCTCACCGTGGCCCAGGGCCGGGGGTGGTCGCCGAACCTGACCACTCCGGTCGCCGTGGGGTTCCTGGGCGCCTACACCACGTTCTCGACCTTCGCCTGGGAGGGGCTGGACCTCGGGCGCGACGACCGGCTCGGCGTCGCCGCCCTGTACGTGGCGGCGTCGGTCGTCCTGGGCCTGCTGGCCGCCGCCGCGGGGTGGGGGGTCGGGAGCCTCGGGCGCGGGTGA